A genomic window from Bdellovibrio sp. SKB1291214 includes:
- a CDS encoding ABC transporter ATP-binding protein, with protein MIEFKKIIKRFGDRTVLNGLSAVIREGEIVFILGTSGTGKSVLLKNLVGLLTPDEGEIWIDGQEVSKFSEEEYLPIRKKCGMVFQHPALFDSLTIFENVAFGLRRHYDYSEEVIREKVVKSLRLVHLKDVEEKLPAQISYGMQKRVSLARTIALDPKILLFDEPTTGLDPVTTTAVNQLILDLSRTLKTTSIVVSHDMNCALSIADRIIVLDKGQIVAMGTPAELKTSQVPLVQDFLAEVLA; from the coding sequence AACGGACTATCCGCTGTCATTCGCGAGGGCGAGATCGTTTTCATTCTGGGAACATCAGGAACTGGCAAATCTGTTTTACTGAAAAATCTTGTTGGATTGTTAACTCCGGATGAAGGTGAAATTTGGATCGACGGGCAAGAAGTTTCCAAATTTTCAGAGGAAGAATATCTTCCAATCCGAAAAAAATGCGGCATGGTTTTTCAGCACCCCGCTTTGTTTGATTCTCTGACGATTTTTGAGAACGTCGCTTTTGGCTTACGCAGACACTATGATTATTCCGAAGAAGTGATCCGCGAAAAGGTTGTGAAGTCGTTGCGCCTCGTGCATTTAAAAGATGTCGAAGAAAAACTTCCAGCGCAAATTTCATACGGTATGCAAAAACGTGTCAGTCTTGCTCGCACGATTGCACTTGATCCAAAAATTTTGCTTTTTGACGAGCCCACAACAGGACTTGATCCGGTAACGACGACCGCCGTGAATCAATTAATTTTAGATTTATCGCGCACGCTGAAAACTACATCCATCGTCGTCAGCCATGATATGAATTGTGCTCTATCGATCGCAGACCGTATTATCGTTTTAGATAAAGGTCAGATTGTTGCAATGGGAACGCCGGCAGAGTTAAAAACTTCGCAAGTTCCCCTGGTTCAAGACTTTCTGGCTGAGGTTCTGGCATGA
- a CDS encoding MlaE family ABC transporter permease yields MMSLIIHVLDEIGGTLLFLKKILHTVFVKKLKTHEIFVQIWKVSTESFPTTAMAGFFVGAIMAVQFAMPIREFGALGFLGGLATSATFREVGPMLIAFMLSGKVGAYTSAELGTMKVTEQIDAVRCLGADPIQEIIVPRFIGIVISSIFLLAAGLMMSVFGGMALSQAFAGVTPEEYIRHIPTIVHPLSILSGMIKSMVFAVVLATICTYKGYTTTGGAKGVGRAVVATAVTTMICIVVMDWFTSFLGDVILQLVRGYRS; encoded by the coding sequence ATGATGTCTTTAATTATTCATGTCCTAGATGAAATCGGCGGCACTCTTTTGTTTCTAAAAAAGATACTGCATACCGTTTTTGTCAAAAAGCTAAAAACACACGAAATATTTGTGCAAATTTGGAAGGTTTCTACGGAATCCTTTCCGACGACCGCTATGGCAGGATTTTTCGTGGGTGCGATCATGGCGGTTCAGTTCGCAATGCCCATCCGTGAATTTGGAGCTTTGGGATTTTTAGGCGGACTTGCTACCAGCGCGACGTTTCGCGAAGTGGGTCCCATGTTGATCGCCTTTATGCTTAGTGGAAAAGTCGGGGCCTATACGTCAGCGGAACTTGGAACGATGAAAGTCACAGAGCAAATCGATGCCGTTCGATGTCTGGGGGCGGATCCGATTCAAGAAATTATCGTTCCTCGTTTTATAGGTATCGTGATTTCGAGTATCTTTCTGTTAGCCGCAGGTCTAATGATGTCCGTATTTGGCGGGATGGCCTTGTCGCAAGCGTTTGCGGGAGTCACTCCTGAAGAATATATTCGTCATATTCCCACAATCGTTCATCCGTTGTCGATACTCAGTGGAATGATAAAAAGTATGGTTTTCGCAGTAGTTCTTGCGACCATTTGCACCTATAAGGGATACACGACAACAGGTGGAGCGAAGGGTGTGGGGCGCGCTGTTGTGGCGACGGCGGTGACCACAATGATTTGTATTGTCGTTATGGATTGGTTCACCAGTTTCCTGGGCGATGTCATTCTTCAGTTGGTAAGGGGATACCGCTCATGA
- a CDS encoding MlaE family ABC transporter permease yields MMSLLADTFWGTFTGPFRRKEFFQQLYFVANRSLFIIVFCVCFAAIVTILESSFHMKMVIQNDAMVPGFASVLILRELAAIVTALLLCSRVGAGYASEVGTMQITEQIDALKMLGIDPVNYLVIPRFFACVIGGILLTIVSNMTCLFAAMMISQFYLGYTPGMFISSMHRFVQFKDVLFAIIKGACFGGVIPLVACYFGFNCQQGAEGVGKATTNTVVVASIAIIVIDFILSYTFSYLY; encoded by the coding sequence ATGATGTCATTGCTAGCAGATACATTCTGGGGAACTTTTACTGGACCTTTCCGTCGTAAAGAATTTTTTCAGCAGCTTTATTTCGTAGCCAATCGCAGTCTATTTATCATTGTTTTCTGTGTTTGTTTTGCTGCAATAGTCACCATTCTAGAATCCTCATTTCACATGAAGATGGTGATTCAAAACGACGCCATGGTTCCAGGTTTTGCTTCTGTATTAATTCTGCGCGAACTTGCTGCGATTGTGACGGCACTTTTACTATGTTCTCGAGTGGGTGCAGGATACGCCTCGGAAGTGGGAACGATGCAAATCACAGAACAAATTGATGCTTTGAAAATGTTGGGCATCGATCCGGTTAACTATCTTGTGATTCCTAGATTTTTTGCCTGCGTTATAGGTGGAATCTTATTAACCATTGTGTCCAACATGACATGTTTGTTCGCAGCGATGATGATCAGTCAGTTTTATTTAGGATATACGCCAGGAATGTTTATCAGCTCCATGCACAGATTCGTGCAGTTCAAGGATGTATTGTTTGCGATAATCAAAGGTGCTTGTTTCGGCGGAGTCATACCCCTCGTGGCATGTTATTTTGGCTTTAATTGCCAACAAGGTGCAGAGGGCGTGGGTAAAGCAACCACAAATACGGTGGTCGTGGCTTCGATCGCAATTATTGTTATCGATTTTATTTTGTCTTATACTTTCAGCTATCTTTATTGA
- a CDS encoding MlaD family protein, producing the protein MKVETKVGLLALVSLIMIAVFAYAMGFIAPFSNTKELNVMFNFAGGIEEGSPVRVMGIKVGKVKSITFDPDYKMANGEEVKLRLTITVDKKAWTSVRKDSKFFINLAGVIGEKFLEISTGSSAAGEFSNGDYVRGEDPPRIDQLLSQGYGLAGKVIEMLEKNEGSVTNVIKQLDSLTTNFNKTLVLLDKTTKNREVARLLDNAVKISDDMAYFTTNLRSKKAEDTYDLVHKLLFRLEPLDGPAIKTFLQEEGVRARIF; encoded by the coding sequence ATGAAAGTTGAAACCAAGGTCGGTTTGTTAGCTTTAGTAAGTCTGATCATGATTGCAGTTTTTGCGTACGCGATGGGCTTTATCGCTCCTTTTTCTAATACAAAAGAACTTAACGTGATGTTCAACTTTGCTGGTGGAATCGAAGAGGGTTCTCCAGTGCGTGTTATGGGCATTAAAGTTGGAAAAGTTAAATCCATAACTTTTGATCCTGATTATAAAATGGCAAATGGCGAAGAAGTTAAACTACGTTTGACAATCACTGTGGATAAAAAGGCCTGGACCAGTGTCCGTAAAGACTCCAAGTTCTTTATCAACCTTGCGGGTGTCATTGGGGAAAAGTTTTTGGAAATCTCCACAGGTTCAAGTGCTGCCGGGGAATTTTCTAATGGGGATTATGTTCGCGGCGAAGATCCTCCACGAATTGATCAATTGTTGTCTCAAGGTTATGGCCTTGCTGGCAAAGTGATTGAAATGTTGGAAAAAAATGAAGGATCAGTAACGAACGTTATCAAACAGCTAGATTCTTTGACGACCAACTTCAACAAAACGTTGGTTCTGTTAGACAAGACGACAAAAAATCGTGAGGTCGCTAGATTACTTGATAATGCGGTTAAAATCAGCGATGACATGGCATATTTTACGACGAACCTTCGATCTAAAAAGGCTGAAGACACCTATGATTTGGTTCATAAACTTCTTTTCCGTCTGGAACCGCTTGATGGCCCTGCTATCAAAACGTTTCTTCAAGAAGAAGGTGTCAGAGCCCGCATCTTTTAG
- a CDS encoding PLP-dependent cysteine synthase family protein yields the protein MSQIYNSILETIGNTPMVELHKVTKGSKHKFFAKVEYFNPGGSIKDRVAVAMIEEAEKRGDLKPGGTIVEATSGNTGVGLALAAAVKGYKCIFVMPEKMSEEKRSILKAYGAQVVITPMVEPEHPLSHYTVSKKIAESIPGGFLANQFFNNDNPTRHYQTTGPEIWKQTDGKVDVLVGGAGTGGTLSGCAKYLKEQNKGVKVICADPIGSILYDLFYHKKIVDPPGSYKVEGIGEDMLPGNVHLDIYDGFVRVGDPEAFAMTRRLVSEEGLLVGPSSATALVAAMKYAETLEKPSNIVVVFPDSGRQYLSKAFNDKWMVENGFLNEKETHTVFNRVVSAEEALKNLNK from the coding sequence ATGTCACAAATCTATAATTCGATCCTTGAAACTATCGGTAACACGCCGATGGTGGAACTTCATAAGGTAACAAAAGGTTCTAAACACAAATTCTTCGCGAAAGTGGAGTATTTCAACCCAGGTGGCAGCATCAAGGATCGCGTTGCAGTAGCAATGATCGAAGAGGCTGAAAAGCGTGGCGATTTGAAGCCAGGTGGCACGATTGTTGAGGCAACATCGGGAAATACAGGTGTTGGTCTGGCTTTGGCAGCGGCAGTTAAGGGATATAAATGTATCTTCGTGATGCCAGAAAAGATGTCTGAAGAAAAAAGATCCATTTTAAAAGCTTACGGCGCTCAAGTGGTAATTACACCGATGGTGGAGCCTGAGCACCCACTGAGCCACTATACCGTATCAAAAAAGATCGCTGAAAGTATTCCAGGCGGATTCTTGGCGAATCAATTCTTTAATAACGACAATCCTACCCGTCACTATCAAACAACAGGGCCTGAAATCTGGAAGCAGACAGATGGCAAAGTGGACGTTTTGGTTGGCGGCGCTGGAACGGGCGGAACACTGTCAGGTTGTGCCAAGTATCTTAAAGAGCAAAACAAAGGCGTGAAAGTTATTTGCGCGGACCCTATTGGTTCTATCCTTTACGATTTGTTCTATCATAAGAAAATTGTTGATCCTCCTGGTTCGTATAAGGTGGAAGGTATCGGAGAGGACATGCTTCCAGGCAACGTTCATTTAGATATCTATGATGGGTTTGTTCGTGTCGGTGACCCAGAAGCTTTCGCAATGACTCGTCGTTTGGTGTCTGAAGAAGGTCTTTTAGTTGGACCATCTAGTGCAACGGCCTTAGTCGCAGCGATGAAATACGCTGAAACTTTGGAAAAACCCTCCAATATCGTTGTGGTTTTCCCTGACAGCGGTCGTCAGTATTTAAGTAAAGCATTTAATGACAAGTGGATGGTGGAAAACGGTTTCTTGAATGAAAAAGAGACTCACACAGTATTTAATCGTGTTGTTTCTGCTGAAGAAGCCCTAAAAAATCTAAATAAGTAA
- a CDS encoding cystathionine gamma-synthase, with the protein MSNRCLMKNTDSKLGFATRAIHAGQTPDPTTGAIMTPVYMTSTYVQSSPGVHKGWEYSRTHNPTRRAYENCMASLESGKYGFAFASGCAATTVILHLIKGGDHVIAMDDMYGGTFRLFDKVLKHDGMEFSFVDLTKVENFEKAIKPNTKMVWLETPTNPTLKLVDIKKICAIAKAKGILVAVDNTFMSPYFQRPLELGADIVVHSATKYIGGHSDVVGGVAVTSREDIAERMAFLSNSMGPIQGPFDSFMCLRSLKTLPLRMKAHQENAMAIARFLEGHPKVDKVIYPGLESHPQHALAKEQMHGYGGMITFYIKGGIEAARKFLESVEIFALAESLGGVESLIEHPAIMTHASVPAENRKALGIDDSLIRLSVGIEDLNDLMADLKSAFAKV; encoded by the coding sequence ATAAGTAATAGGTGCCTGATGAAAAATACAGATTCTAAACTTGGTTTTGCAACTCGCGCGATTCATGCCGGTCAAACCCCTGATCCGACCACTGGAGCAATCATGACTCCGGTTTATATGACCTCGACTTATGTACAATCTTCTCCAGGGGTTCATAAGGGGTGGGAGTATTCTCGTACTCACAATCCCACTCGTCGTGCCTATGAAAATTGCATGGCCAGTCTTGAAAGTGGTAAATACGGTTTTGCTTTTGCTTCAGGTTGCGCAGCCACCACTGTGATTTTGCATCTTATCAAAGGTGGCGACCATGTGATCGCAATGGACGATATGTACGGCGGCACGTTCCGTTTGTTTGATAAAGTTCTGAAACATGACGGGATGGAATTTTCTTTCGTAGATTTGACGAAAGTGGAAAATTTCGAAAAGGCGATCAAGCCAAATACGAAGATGGTATGGTTGGAAACTCCAACGAATCCTACATTGAAATTGGTGGATATCAAAAAAATCTGTGCAATCGCGAAAGCCAAAGGTATTTTAGTTGCAGTTGATAACACATTCATGAGCCCTTACTTCCAACGTCCCTTAGAATTAGGCGCGGATATCGTTGTTCACTCGGCGACAAAGTATATTGGTGGTCACAGTGACGTGGTTGGTGGTGTTGCAGTTACTTCAAGAGAAGACATTGCTGAGCGCATGGCTTTCTTGAGTAATTCGATGGGCCCTATTCAGGGACCTTTTGATTCGTTCATGTGCTTAAGAAGTCTGAAAACTTTACCTTTGCGTATGAAGGCTCACCAAGAAAATGCGATGGCTATCGCTCGCTTCCTGGAAGGGCATCCGAAGGTTGATAAAGTGATCTATCCAGGTCTTGAAAGCCACCCACAACATGCTTTGGCGAAAGAGCAAATGCATGGTTACGGTGGAATGATCACGTTCTATATTAAAGGTGGTATCGAAGCTGCCCGTAAGTTCTTGGAAAGCGTGGAAATCTTCGCGTTAGCGGAGAGCTTGGGTGGGGTTGAAAGTTTGATCGAACACCCGGCCATTATGACGCACGCCTCCGTACCAGCTGAAAACCGCAAGGCTCTAGGCATCGATGATAGCTTGATCCGACTATCTGTAGGCATTGAAGACCTTAATGATCTGATGGCAGACCTAAAATCTGCGTTCGCGAAAGTCTAA
- a CDS encoding Dps family protein, whose amino-acid sequence MKINIGINDKDRKDIAKGLSTLLADTYTLYLQTHNFHWNVEGPMFQTLHLMFETQYNELALAVDLIAERIRALGHYAPGTYAEFSKLSSIKEVPGEKLSATKMIETLVLGQETVARTARGLFAVVEKASDEPTADLLTQRLQVHEKTAWMLRALLEKK is encoded by the coding sequence ATGAAAATCAACATCGGTATCAATGATAAAGACAGAAAAGACATCGCAAAAGGTCTATCGACTCTTCTTGCAGACACTTACACGCTTTATCTTCAAACACATAATTTTCATTGGAACGTGGAAGGTCCAATGTTCCAAACATTGCATCTGATGTTTGAAACTCAGTACAACGAACTTGCACTTGCTGTTGATTTGATCGCAGAACGTATCCGAGCATTGGGTCATTATGCGCCAGGTACTTACGCTGAGTTCTCTAAACTTTCTTCTATCAAAGAAGTTCCCGGGGAAAAATTGAGCGCGACAAAAATGATCGAGACGTTGGTGTTGGGCCAAGAAACTGTTGCTCGCACGGCTCGCGGTTTGTTCGCAGTCGTAGAGAAAGCAAGCGATGAGCCAACTGCTGATCTTTTAACTCAAAGACTTCAAGTTCATGAAAAAACAGCTTGGATGTTAAGAGCTTTACTAGAAAAGAAATAG
- a CDS encoding DNA-3-methyladenine glycosylase, producing MSLIPQDFYFGDTQTVAKSLLGKTLHIKTGKIEQIARIVEVEAYLGIKDAACHTFGGRQTPRVKSMYLSGGHSYVYLIYGMYNCLNIVTRTEEHPEAVLIRAVEPLPEKEKITKADLVSNGPGKLCRYFNITREHDGVSLWKKTSSLYLTDDGFKVSAKQIVAKPRVGVDYAGEAAAWPLRFYIADNKFVSKK from the coding sequence ATGAGTTTGATTCCTCAAGATTTCTATTTTGGGGATACACAGACAGTTGCAAAATCGCTACTGGGTAAAACCCTACACATAAAAACAGGAAAGATTGAACAAATCGCTCGAATTGTGGAGGTCGAGGCTTATCTAGGCATCAAAGACGCCGCCTGCCACACGTTCGGGGGCAGACAAACACCACGCGTGAAATCTATGTATTTATCTGGGGGACATAGTTACGTCTATTTGATCTATGGAATGTACAATTGTCTGAATATAGTTACTCGTACGGAAGAACATCCGGAAGCGGTACTTATACGTGCGGTAGAGCCACTTCCAGAGAAAGAAAAAATCACGAAGGCTGATTTAGTTTCAAATGGTCCTGGAAAATTGTGTCGCTACTTCAATATCACTAGGGAACACGATGGGGTTTCTTTGTGGAAAAAAACATCATCGCTATATCTGACGGACGACGGTTTCAAAGTCTCTGCTAAACAGATCGTCGCTAAACCGCGAGTCGGAGTGGATTACGCGGGGGAGGCTGCCGCATGGCCCTTGCGTTTCTATATCGCCGACAACAAATTCGTTTCTAAAAAATAG
- the pgeF gene encoding peptidoglycan editing factor PgeF has protein sequence MNIDKTPLGYEIKNPQVTYFFGGKESQLQNLKSAYPQFDFVRVKQTHTDIVVESKDSSKDYQINADGHISTTPNLALCVITADCVPALFYHPRTGTVAGVHAGWRGVANRILINTIQQLIGRGISPEELEVAIGPHIQQDSFEVGHDVRDQILASLLGMSSEEKKMFYTDLSPEKSKVDLSLVVKAQLESQGISMEKVSTLYIDTVKDSFFHSHRRDKENAGRQISFVVRTP, from the coding sequence ATGAACATTGATAAGACTCCACTGGGTTATGAAATCAAAAATCCACAAGTTACTTATTTTTTTGGTGGCAAAGAATCGCAATTGCAAAATTTGAAATCCGCTTATCCCCAATTCGATTTCGTGCGCGTGAAGCAAACTCACACAGATATCGTAGTTGAATCCAAAGACAGCTCTAAAGACTATCAAATCAATGCGGATGGACATATCTCCACAACTCCGAATCTTGCTTTGTGTGTAATTACCGCTGATTGTGTTCCTGCTTTATTCTATCACCCTAGAACCGGCACCGTTGCCGGAGTTCATGCTGGCTGGCGTGGCGTTGCGAATCGAATTTTAATAAATACTATCCAACAACTTATCGGCCGCGGGATTTCTCCTGAGGAATTGGAAGTGGCAATTGGCCCACACATTCAGCAAGATAGTTTCGAAGTTGGTCACGATGTACGCGATCAAATTTTGGCAAGTCTTTTGGGAATGTCCAGTGAAGAGAAAAAGATGTTTTACACAGACTTATCCCCAGAAAAAAGCAAGGTGGATCTGAGTCTTGTGGTTAAAGCTCAACTCGAGTCACAAGGTATTTCCATGGAAAAGGTATCGACACTTTATATCGACACCGTGAAAGATTCCTTTTTTCATTCTCACCGTCGCGATAAAGAAAACGCCGGCCGACAAATCAGTTTTGTGGTGCGTACTCCATGA
- a CDS encoding RluA family pseudouridine synthase, whose product MAGLRLDKALTLLPEIETRSRASHLIETSMVKVNGKIAKASLPIKEGDSLEVTIPAPVPTELQSYDLKLDVLFEDSDVIVINKPAGLVVHPAAGHAHDTLVNALISHTDNLSMKFGEERPGIVHRLDKETSGVIVVAKNDKAHESLTAQFKERSTHRIYYAVSIGTSRNLNGTIKSFLARHPVDRKKYASVIGDDRRPLQDQEDPPAVGKWAVTHYEVLNRKSGLSYMKLKLETGRTHQIRVHLSENGLPIAGDTLYGADRKIKSVEQRQIQEDLRALPRFLLHAAELGFTHPRTQERMFFKQEWPDDIRALIHKWGLL is encoded by the coding sequence ATGGCTGGGTTGCGTCTGGATAAAGCACTAACTTTGCTTCCTGAAATTGAGACTCGCTCGCGCGCTTCCCATCTCATCGAAACCTCGATGGTTAAAGTAAATGGGAAAATCGCGAAAGCTTCTTTACCTATTAAAGAGGGCGACTCTTTAGAAGTAACAATTCCAGCCCCTGTTCCCACAGAACTTCAATCTTACGATCTAAAACTAGATGTACTATTTGAAGATTCTGATGTGATCGTGATCAACAAACCTGCAGGACTTGTTGTCCACCCTGCCGCAGGCCATGCTCACGATACATTGGTAAACGCCCTTATTTCTCACACGGATAATCTCTCCATGAAATTTGGTGAGGAGCGTCCCGGAATTGTTCACCGCTTGGATAAGGAAACAAGCGGAGTGATCGTCGTAGCAAAGAATGACAAAGCTCATGAATCTTTAACAGCGCAGTTCAAAGAACGTAGCACCCATCGCATTTATTATGCGGTCTCGATTGGAACTTCCAGAAACCTGAACGGGACCATCAAAAGTTTTTTAGCTCGTCATCCAGTGGATCGTAAAAAATACGCTTCTGTGATTGGTGATGATCGCCGCCCCCTACAAGATCAAGAAGATCCGCCAGCTGTAGGAAAATGGGCGGTGACTCATTATGAAGTGTTGAATCGAAAAAGCGGTCTTAGTTATATGAAGTTAAAACTTGAGACAGGCAGAACACATCAAATTCGAGTACACCTTTCGGAAAATGGGCTTCCTATTGCGGGCGACACTCTATATGGCGCCGATAGAAAAATTAAGTCCGTTGAGCAGCGACAAATTCAAGAAGATCTGCGTGCCTTACCAAGATTTCTTTTGCATGCTGCGGAACTAGGTTTTACGCATCCACGGACTCAAGAGCGTATGTTCTTTAAACAGGAATGGCCCGACGATATTCGGGCGCTGATTCATAAGTGGGGGCTGTTATGA
- a CDS encoding helix-turn-helix domain-containing protein — protein sequence MEATTRYNYYEILELPASSPQHEVTAAYERARNTYSGENPAIYTIFSEHEAREFLVLIEEAYQVLGNKILRNIYDQRLLSGMASLNDLTYASIVEASKKVAPTETAKPVEKKPANSYTKDEAMEAEIKAQENWTGEFIKKVREYKGITVERMSEITKINAWYVKAIEKTEPDNLPAIVFVRGYVVQIARALGVNDKVVADSYMKTFKKALGK from the coding sequence ATGGAAGCGACGACTCGTTATAATTACTACGAAATTCTTGAACTACCTGCGAGCTCACCTCAACACGAAGTGACCGCAGCCTATGAGCGCGCGCGCAATACCTACTCAGGCGAAAATCCAGCAATTTACACTATCTTCTCAGAACATGAAGCTCGTGAGTTTTTGGTTTTAATCGAGGAAGCTTATCAAGTTCTTGGTAACAAGATCCTACGTAATATTTATGACCAAAGACTATTAAGCGGAATGGCCTCCTTAAACGACCTGACGTATGCGTCCATCGTGGAGGCTAGCAAAAAGGTCGCTCCAACTGAAACTGCAAAACCTGTCGAGAAAAAACCAGCAAACTCTTACACCAAAGATGAAGCGATGGAAGCTGAAATCAAGGCACAAGAGAATTGGACTGGCGAATTCATCAAAAAAGTTCGCGAGTATAAAGGCATCACAGTTGAGCGCATGAGCGAAATCACGAAGATCAATGCGTGGTACGTCAAAGCGATTGAAAAAACTGAACCAGATAATCTTCCGGCAATTGTGTTTGTTCGCGGATACGTGGTGCAAATTGCAAGAGCTTTGGGTGTTAACGACAAGGTTGTCGCCGACTCCTATATGAAGACTTTCAAAAAAGCGCTTGGAAAATAA
- a CDS encoding P-loop NTPase has translation MERDFENDNVEPLNFKTFSNEKSAAKIWVTASGKGGVGKTFVSSSLGITLSKLGHTVVIVDLDLSGANVHTVLGVNPSHMNIRHYFEGVKSLQELVIPTQYSNLSYVQGFWDSWSPIDFTMEQIQLLIPQLHALRADYVIVDLGAGALEPHLELFKAADEKFLVTSPEPTSIEKTYRFIEAFVCHTLKQDSTPDAYGNMISTLRSHRQRTLGKPFSFRSFLKEQTGLHYDFFESMTAKPVRLIVNSCRYQNHSELGYGMKSVCNKYYDLSIDFAASIDFDNAVWQSVKGREHVLFAQPFTGLAGQFLTTCKQLIDPEELRAVV, from the coding sequence ATGGAACGCGACTTCGAAAACGACAATGTTGAACCGTTGAATTTCAAAACTTTTTCCAATGAAAAATCTGCTGCAAAGATTTGGGTGACCGCATCTGGCAAAGGTGGCGTTGGCAAAACATTCGTCTCTTCAAGTCTGGGGATCACTCTTTCTAAATTGGGTCACACAGTCGTCATCGTAGATTTGGATTTAAGTGGCGCAAACGTACACACTGTTTTAGGTGTTAATCCTTCTCACATGAACATCAGACACTACTTTGAAGGCGTAAAATCCCTACAAGAGCTTGTGATCCCAACTCAGTATTCAAATTTATCTTATGTACAAGGCTTTTGGGATTCTTGGTCCCCCATCGACTTTACGATGGAGCAAATTCAACTGTTGATTCCCCAACTTCACGCTCTTCGCGCTGATTATGTGATTGTTGATTTGGGTGCAGGAGCATTGGAACCGCACCTGGAACTTTTCAAAGCCGCTGATGAGAAATTTTTAGTAACTTCTCCAGAACCAACAAGCATCGAAAAAACGTATCGCTTTATCGAAGCATTCGTCTGCCATACGCTCAAGCAAGATTCCACACCAGATGCTTACGGCAACATGATTTCAACTTTGCGCAGCCATCGCCAAAGAACTCTGGGTAAACCCTTTTCTTTCCGTTCATTTCTGAAAGAACAAACTGGCTTGCACTACGATTTCTTCGAAAGCATGACTGCGAAACCAGTTCGTTTGATCGTTAACAGTTGCCGTTACCAAAATCATTCTGAACTCGGATACGGGATGAAAAGCGTTTGCAATAAGTACTACGACCTTAGTATTGATTTCGCGGCGTCCATAGACTTTGACAATGCGGTGTGGCAGTCCGTAAAAGGCCGTGAACACGTGCTGTTCGCACAACCCTTCACAGGGCTTGCAGGACAATTTTTGACCACGTGCAAACAACTTATTGATCCCGAGGAACTTCGCGCCGTAGTATAA
- the tsaB gene encoding tRNA (adenosine(37)-N6)-threonylcarbamoyltransferase complex dimerization subunit type 1 TsaB codes for MKVLAMETSTLLGGVAVIQDGKVVAEESSQRQKSHTEIISPFVENTLKAAGLKLEDIDVFAVGQGPGSFTGIRVAANAGKTYAYSFNKPMVTIDSLTLLAEQARESKRPVLAIMNAYKNMVYLGLFDCSGDEPIYLKGPAAIPVRELSQHIDMDVTVVGDGWETYHEYFPENLKSKMHRDSNFSDEPHARTLGLMAEKHAQRGQTLDWKSFIPLYIRASEAEETKKGILITPLK; via the coding sequence ATGAAAGTCTTAGCCATGGAAACCAGCACCCTGCTTGGCGGGGTCGCTGTGATACAAGATGGAAAAGTCGTCGCTGAGGAATCTTCTCAGCGACAAAAATCCCATACGGAAATTATCTCGCCTTTCGTTGAAAACACCTTAAAAGCGGCCGGACTTAAATTGGAAGACATTGATGTCTTTGCGGTTGGCCAGGGTCCCGGGAGTTTTACAGGTATTCGTGTAGCTGCTAATGCTGGCAAGACCTACGCGTATAGCTTTAATAAGCCCATGGTAACGATCGATTCACTAACTTTGTTAGCAGAACAAGCTCGGGAATCAAAGCGGCCCGTTTTAGCAATCATGAATGCTTACAAGAACATGGTCTATCTAGGCCTTTTCGACTGTTCAGGAGATGAACCCATTTACTTGAAAGGTCCCGCCGCGATTCCAGTTCGCGAATTGTCACAACATATCGACATGGACGTAACGGTTGTTGGTGATGGCTGGGAGACATACCACGAATACTTTCCTGAAAATTTGAAAAGCAAAATGCATCGCGACTCGAATTTTTCGGATGAACCTCACGCGCGAACTCTTGGTTTGATGGCTGAAAAGCATGCGCAACGTGGTCAAACTTTAGACTGGAAATCGTTTATTCCTCTTTATATTCGCGCATCTGAAGCCGAAGAGACAAAAAAAGGGATTTTGATCACCCCGTTGAAATAG